A region of Lycium barbarum isolate Lr01 chromosome 3, ASM1917538v2, whole genome shotgun sequence DNA encodes the following proteins:
- the LOC132631742 gene encoding 21 kDa protein-like: MDSTISFFYFIVISTFICSSTATRDLAKKSEINTSEFIKTSCGTTLYPKLCIETLSPYSNSIQTSPMELANSALTVSLKGAKSTTNKISIMSKEQNLGPAEAHALTDCVENMEDSVDELQKSLLEMKNLNGPDFEEKMGNVMTWVSAALTDEDTCMDGFEGNNGKVKATIRNYIVNVAQLTSNALALTKNLSSS; this comes from the coding sequence ATGGATTCCACTATTTCATTTTTCTACTTCATTGTAATATCTACATTCATATGCTCATCAACAGCAACAAGAGACCTAGCCAAAAAATCAGAAATCAATACATCTGAGTTCATTAAGACATCTTGTGGGACAACATTGTACCCCAAATTGTGCATTGAAACACTCTCACCTTACTCAAATTCCATCCAAACAAGCCCTATGGAATTGGCCAATTCAGCACTTACAGTGAGCTTAAAAGGGGCTAAGTCAACCACAAACAAAATCTCAATAATGTCCAAAGAACAAAACTTAGGTCCAGCAGAAGCACATGCCTTAACGGACTGTGTCGAGAACATGGAAGACTCAGTGGATGAGCTACAGAAATCTTTGTTGGAGATGAAGAATTTAAATGGACCTGATTTTGAAGAGAAAATGGGAAACGTAATGACATGGGTAAGTGCTGCTTTGACAGATGAAGATACTTGTATGGATGGTTTTGAAGGCAATAATGGGAAAGTTAAGGCCACTATTAGGAATTACATTGTTAATGTGGCCCAGTTAACTAGCAATGCTTTAGCTCTTACCAAAAATCTTTCCTCCTCTTAA
- the LOC132633990 gene encoding pectinesterase inhibitor 4-like has protein sequence MEASTSKNLIFPLLVIVLFISQTQPLATAAKSSGPAYTNFVKTKCNITTYPSLCQKTLMPYASYVQSNSTKLCIAGLNVATKGARDASVIVSNLTKQKGISRYEADAIKDCIEDVKDSVYELKLAVEAMGHLGDKDKEFQLSNAKTYASAAITDADSCTDGFSDRKVNLKVKDMVDRCMSVVIRLSSNALSLINHL, from the coding sequence ATGGAGGCGTCTACTAGCAAAAACTTGATTTTTCCCCTTTTGGTGATTGTTTTATTTATCTCACAAACACAGCCGTTAGCCACAGCTGCCAAATCCTCTGGGCCAGCCTACACAAACTTCGTCAAAACAAAATGCAACATCACCACATACCCCTCACTTTGCCAGAAAACACTAATGCCCTATGCGTCTTACGTGCAATCCAACTCCACAAAGCTTTGCATAGCAGGCCTTAATGTAGCCACAAAAGGCGCACGCGACGCCTCTGTCATTGTCTCGAATCTGACAAAACAGAAGGGAATTTCCCGATATGAAGCGGACGCTATTAAAGACTGCATAGAAGATGTGAAGGATTCAGTGTACGAACTCAAGCTGGCTGTTGAAGCAATGGGACATCTAGGTGATAAAGATAAGGAGTTTCAGTTGTCTAATGCTAAAACGTATGCAAGTGCTGCAATAACAGATGCAGACTCATGCACTGATGGGTTCTCCGACCGTAAGGTAAATCTGAAAGTGAAGGACATGGTAGATAGATGCATGTCAGTTGTTATCAGACTTAGCAGCAATGCCTTGTCACTCATTAATCATCTATGA